GGCGGATTCGGGAGGAACGCATGATCCGGCGCCTGCTCGCCGCGCGCGAGATGAGCAAGGAGGGCATCGCCCGATCCTTCTCGCGCGTGCATTTCGTCGGCATCGGCGGCGCCGGCATGAGCGGCATCGCCGAGGTGCTGTGCACGCTCGGCTACCAGGTCTCGGGTTCGGATACCGCCGACAACGCGACCACGCAGCGCCTGGCGCGCCTGGGCGCGACCGTGCACCGCGGCCATTCCGCCGCGAACGTCCTGGGCACCGACTGCGTGGTGGTGTCGAGCGCGATCCGCGCCGACAACCCGGAACTGATGGAAGCGCGTTCGCAGCGCATCCCGATCGTGCCACGCGCGGAGATGCTGGCCGAACTGATGCGCTTCCGCCGCGGCATCGCGGTGGCCGGCACCCATGGCAAGACCACCACCACCTCGCTGACCGCGAGCGTGCTGGGCGAGGGCGGGCTCGACCCGACCTTCGTGATCGGCGGCCAGTTGCTGGCGGCAGGCGCCAACGCACGCCTGGGCGGCGGCGACTGGCTGGTGGCGGAGGCCGACGAGAGCGACGGCAGCTTCCTGCGCCTGAATCCGCTGATCGCGGTGGTCACCAACATCGACGCCGACCACCTGGAGAACTACGGCGGCGATTTCGCGCGCGTGCAGGCGGCATTCTCCGAATTCCTGCACCGGCTGCCGTTCTACGGCCTGGCGGTGCTGTGCATCGACGATCCGGAAGTCGCGCTGCTGGCGCAGGACATGCCGCGCCATGCGATGACCTATGGCCTGTCCGAAAGCGCCGACGTGCGCGCCGAGGACGTGTCGCAGCAGGGCGCGGCGATGCGGTTCACCCTGTGCCTGCCCGACGCCTCGCGCACGCCGGTGGTGCTGGCGCTGCCCGGCCGCCACAACGTGCTCAACGCGCTCGCGGCCGCGGCGATCGGCTGGCAGCTGGGGGTCGAGCCCGCGGCGATCGCCAGTGCGCTGCAGAAGTTCGAGGGCATCGGCCGCCGCTTCAACCTGCTCGCGCAGCTGCGCACCTCCCAGGGCGCGAACGTGCAGCTGGTCGACGATTACGGCCACCACCCGAAGGAGCTGGCCGCGGTGTTCGACGCCGCGCGCGGCGGCTGGCCCGACCGCCGCCTGGTGGTCGCGTTCCAGCCGCATCGCTACACCCGCACCCGCGACCAGTTCGACGACTTCGCCGCGGTGCTCTCCGATGTCGATGCGCTGGTGCTGACCGAGGTCTACCCGGCAGGCGAAGCGCCGATCGCGGGCGCCGACGCCAAGGCGCTCGCACGTGCGATCCGCGCCCGCGGCCGCATCGACCCGGTCGTGGTCAACGGCGCGCAGGAACTGGCCGGCGTCCTGCCCGACGTGCTGCAGGACGGCGACCTGCTGCTGATGATGGGCGCCGGCGACATCGGCCATGCCGCGCAGCAGCTGGCGCAGGACGGTTTTCCGGAGGCGCCGCGATGAGCCAGGTCGTGCCCGCGGTGCGCGTCAGCGATCCGGCCATGTTCGGACGGGTCGCCGTGCTGATGGGCGGCACCAGCGCCGAGCGCGAGGTGTCGCTGGATTCGGGCAACGGCGTGCTCGCCGCGCTGCGCCTGCGCGGCGTCGATGCGCATGCGGTCGACGGCATCCCGGCGCTGGTCGACGGCATCCGCGCCGGCAGCATCGACCGCGTCTTCAACATCCTGCACGGCAACCACGGCGGCGGCGAGGACGGCGTGGTGCAGGGCCTGCTCGAGGCGCTCGGCGTGCCGTACACCGGCCCGGGCGTGCTCGGATCCGCGCTGACCATGGACAAGATCCGCACCAAGCAGGTATGGATCGCGGAGGGCCTGCCGACGCCGCGCTTCGTGCGCATCGCGCCGGGTGGCGACCTGCGTGCGGCCGTGCGCGAGCTCGGCTACCCGGTGTTCGTCAAGCCGTCGAACGAAGGTTCGAGCGTGGGCGTGTTCCGGATCCTCTCCGAGGGCGATCTGGCGCCGGCGATCGCGTTCGCCGCCGGGTATGCCGGCGAACTGCTGGCCGAGCAGATGGTCCAGGGCCAGGAGTACACCGTGGCGATCCTCGGCGAGATCGCGCTGCCATCGATCCGCATCGTGCCGGCCGGCGAGTGGTACGACTACCACGCCAAGTACATCGCCGACGATACCCAGTACCTGTGCCCGGGCATGGAAGGCGAGGAAGAGGAAGCGGTGCGGGCGCTGTCGCTTGCCGCGTTCCGCGCCGTGGGCTGCAGCGGCTGGGGCCGGGTCGACGTGATGCGCGACCGTGTCCGCGGCCTGCAGCTGATCGAAGTCAACACCGCCCCGGGCATGACCAGCCACTCGCTGGTTCCCAAGGCGGCGGCGCAGCTCGGCATCGACTACGCCGAACTGTGCTGGCGGGTGCTGGAGCAGACGCTGTGAGGGCCGTGATTCGTGATTCGTCATTCGTGATTCGAGAGAGCGACCACGCCGGCGCGCGAGTTGCTCCTGCATTTCCGAATCACCAATCACCAATCACCAATCACCTCGCCTCCGCAGGAGGCGAACCATGATCCGCCGCATCCTGCAGGTCTCGACCTGGGCGCTGGCGGTGGCGCTGGTGGTGCTGCCGGTGGTCGCGCTGGTCAACGGCTGGATCGGCAGCGAGCGCTGGCCGTTGCGCACGCTGCGCGTCACCGACGGCCTGGAACGGGTCGACACCGCGCGCCTGCGCGAGGCATTGCTGCCGCACGCGGGGTCGGGCTTCTTCGCCGTCAGGCTGGACCAGGCGCAGGCGGCGGTGGCGAAGCTGCCCTGGGTGGAGCACGCCGAAGTGCGCAAGCGCTGGCCCGACGTGCTCGAGGTGCGCATCGTCGAACACCGCCCGTTCGCGCGCTGGGGCGAGGAGCGGCTGCTGTCGGAGCAGGGTCGCCTGTTCCCGGTCGCGGGCATCGAGGTGCCCGCGGGGCTGCCGCGGCTGCACGGCCCGGATGCGCGCGTGCCGGACGTGGTGGCGCTCTACAACGAATCGCGCGAGGTGTTCGCCCCCGGCGGCTTCGTGGTGGCGCAACTCTCGCTCGACCGTCGCGAAAGCTGGTCGCTCACGCTCGGCAACGGCGTCGAGGTCACCGTCGGCAGCCAGGAGCCGCGCCTGCGCCTGGCACGCTTCGCGCGCGTGCTGCCGCAACTGCTCGCGCGCAACCCGCAGCCGCTGCAACGCGCCGACCTGCGCTACACCAATGGGTTCGCCCTGACCTGGGGCGAAGAACAGGAAGCCGCACAGAGCGTGCCGGCGGGGGCGGGCCGGGCTCCGTCCGGGCAAAACGATCTCGCTCGCGCTGTCACCAATCACCAATCACGAATCACGAATCACGGCTCCTCCACATGAACCGCAAAGGCGACAAGGCCCTCATCGTCGGCCTCGACATCGGCACCTCCAAGGTGGTCGCGCTGGTCGGCGAGTATTCGCCCGGCAACCCGATCGAGGTGATCGGCATCGGCAGCCACGAATCGCGCGGGCTCAAGCGCGGCGTGGTGGTCGACATCGAGTCGACCGTGCAGTCGATCCAGCGCGCGGTCGAGGAGGCCGAGCTCATGGCCGGCTGCGAGATCCGCTCGGTCTACGCCTCGATCTCCGGCAACCACGTGCAGTGCCGCAACTCCAACGGCATCGTGCCGATCCGCGACGGCGAGGTGACCTGGGCCGACCTCGACCGCGTGCTCGACGCCGCCAAGGCGGTGGCGATCCCGGCCGACCAGCGCATCCTGCACGCGATCCCGCGCGAGTACGTGCTCGACGATTCGCAGGAAGGCATCCGCAACCCGGTCGGCATGACCGGCGTGCGCCTGGAGGTGCACGCGCACCTGGTGGTCTGCGCGCAGTCGGCCGCGGCCAACATCAGCAAGTGCGTGCAGCGCTGCGGGCTGTCGATCGACGACCTGGTGCTGTCGTCGCTGGCCTCGAGCACCGCGGTGCTGACCGGCGACGAGCGCGAGCTGGGCGTGGTGCTGGTCGACATGGGCGCCGGCACCACCGACCTGGCGGTCTTCGTGCAGGGCGCGATCTGCCACACCGCCTCGCTGCCGATCGCCGGCGACAAGGTCACCGAGGACATCGCGCACATGCTGCGCACGCCGACGCCCGAGGCCGAGCAGATCAAGGTGCGCTACGCCTGCGCGCTGGCGCAGCTGGCCACCAGCGAGGAGTCGATCCAGGTGCCGAGCGTCGGCGACCGTCCGCCGCGGAGGCTGCCACGGCAGTCGCTGGCGCAGGCGGTGCAGGCGCGCTACGAGGAGATCTTCGAGATGGTGCAGGCCGAACTGCGGCGCTCGGGCTTCGAGCAGCACGTGCGCGCCGGCATGGTGCTCACCGGTGGCGCCGCGAAGATGGAAGGCGTGGTCGAGCTGGCCGAGGAAATGCTGCAGATGCCGGTACGCGTGGGCATCCCGCAGCACGTCACCGGCCTGGGCGAAGTGGTCAACAACCCGGTGCACGCCACCGGCGTGGGCCTGCTGCTGATGGGCAGCCAGATCGAGAACCCGCGGCGCCCGTCGATCCCGACCGGGCGTGCGGGAAGTCTGCTGAAGAAGGTCAGTACCTGGTTCCGAGGCGAGTTCTGACGAACTCACCTCGAAACGGGATTGGGGATTCGGGATTGGGGATTCGCAGCAGCAACGGCAACAACACAGCAACGGCAACGGCAAGAGCGGAAAGAACGGGCGGAAGGCGAGACGAAGGCGGCAAGGCGACAGCGGTACGGCGCGAACTTCATAAGAACGCCGGTGATGAGCGGAGTGGCGGAGGGAGCGGAGCTTTTCCGAATCCCCAATCCCCACTCCCCAATCCCGGCTCCAACTAGAGAGGACAAGGACATGGCACATTTCGAACTCGTGGAAAAGATGGCTCCGAACGCCGTCATCAAGGTGATCGGCGTGGGCGGCGGCGGTGGCAACGCGGTCGCGCACATGGTCGGCAGCAGCGTGGACGGCGTGGAGTTCATCACCGCCAACACCGACTCGCAGGCGATCAAGAACTGCGGCGCGAAGCTGCAGCTGCAGCTCGGCACCAACGTGACCAAGGGGCTGGGCGCCGGCGCCAACCCGGAAGTCGGCCGCCAGGCCGCGCTGGAGGATCGCGAGATCATCATGGACGCGCTGCAGGGCGCCGACATGGTGTTCATCACCGCCGGCATGGGCGGCGGCACCGGTACCGGCGCGGCGCCCGTCGTCGCGCAGCTGGCCAAGGAGATGGGCATCCTCACCGTGGCCGTGGTCACCAAGCCGTTCCCGTTCGAGGGCCGCCGCCGCATGCAGGTCGCGCTCAAGGGC
This sequence is a window from Luteimonas viscosa. Protein-coding genes within it:
- the murC gene encoding UDP-N-acetylmuramate--L-alanine ligase, translated to MIRRLLAAREMSKEGIARSFSRVHFVGIGGAGMSGIAEVLCTLGYQVSGSDTADNATTQRLARLGATVHRGHSAANVLGTDCVVVSSAIRADNPELMEARSQRIPIVPRAEMLAELMRFRRGIAVAGTHGKTTTTSLTASVLGEGGLDPTFVIGGQLLAAGANARLGGGDWLVAEADESDGSFLRLNPLIAVVTNIDADHLENYGGDFARVQAAFSEFLHRLPFYGLAVLCIDDPEVALLAQDMPRHAMTYGLSESADVRAEDVSQQGAAMRFTLCLPDASRTPVVLALPGRHNVLNALAAAAIGWQLGVEPAAIASALQKFEGIGRRFNLLAQLRTSQGANVQLVDDYGHHPKELAAVFDAARGGWPDRRLVVAFQPHRYTRTRDQFDDFAAVLSDVDALVLTEVYPAGEAPIAGADAKALARAIRARGRIDPVVVNGAQELAGVLPDVLQDGDLLLMMGAGDIGHAAQQLAQDGFPEAPR
- a CDS encoding D-alanine--D-alanine ligase, translating into MSQVVPAVRVSDPAMFGRVAVLMGGTSAEREVSLDSGNGVLAALRLRGVDAHAVDGIPALVDGIRAGSIDRVFNILHGNHGGGEDGVVQGLLEALGVPYTGPGVLGSALTMDKIRTKQVWIAEGLPTPRFVRIAPGGDLRAAVRELGYPVFVKPSNEGSSVGVFRILSEGDLAPAIAFAAGYAGELLAEQMVQGQEYTVAILGEIALPSIRIVPAGEWYDYHAKYIADDTQYLCPGMEGEEEEAVRALSLAAFRAVGCSGWGRVDVMRDRVRGLQLIEVNTAPGMTSHSLVPKAAAQLGIDYAELCWRVLEQTL
- a CDS encoding cell division protein FtsQ/DivIB — translated: MRRILQVSTWALAVALVVLPVVALVNGWIGSERWPLRTLRVTDGLERVDTARLREALLPHAGSGFFAVRLDQAQAAVAKLPWVEHAEVRKRWPDVLEVRIVEHRPFARWGEERLLSEQGRLFPVAGIEVPAGLPRLHGPDARVPDVVALYNESREVFAPGGFVVAQLSLDRRESWSLTLGNGVEVTVGSQEPRLRLARFARVLPQLLARNPQPLQRADLRYTNGFALTWGEEQEAAQSVPAGAGRAPSGQNDLARAVTNHQSRITNHGSST
- the ftsA gene encoding cell division protein FtsA; the protein is MNRKGDKALIVGLDIGTSKVVALVGEYSPGNPIEVIGIGSHESRGLKRGVVVDIESTVQSIQRAVEEAELMAGCEIRSVYASISGNHVQCRNSNGIVPIRDGEVTWADLDRVLDAAKAVAIPADQRILHAIPREYVLDDSQEGIRNPVGMTGVRLEVHAHLVVCAQSAAANISKCVQRCGLSIDDLVLSSLASSTAVLTGDERELGVVLVDMGAGTTDLAVFVQGAICHTASLPIAGDKVTEDIAHMLRTPTPEAEQIKVRYACALAQLATSEESIQVPSVGDRPPRRLPRQSLAQAVQARYEEIFEMVQAELRRSGFEQHVRAGMVLTGGAAKMEGVVELAEEMLQMPVRVGIPQHVTGLGEVVNNPVHATGVGLLLMGSQIENPRRPSIPTGRAGSLLKKVSTWFRGEF